In Sulfitobacter sp. W027, a single window of DNA contains:
- a CDS encoding 3-hydroxyacyl-CoA dehydrogenase, with the protein MKLDSTAAIITGGASGLGEATARYFASQGAQVTLLDRDADRGESVAKEIGGHFVMTDVTDETSVQEAVDYAQDKMGWITAAVNCAGIALGIKTTGRDGPHPLDAFQRTVDINLVGSFNVARLAAVAMAKNSPEDDGARGVIINTASIAAFDGQKGQAAYAASKGGIVGMTLPMARDLAKDGIRVMTIAPGIFKTPMLAGLPEEVQAELAKDVPNPARLGDPSEYGRLAGFIVEMGYLNGEVIRLDGALRMR; encoded by the coding sequence ATGAAACTAGACAGCACAGCCGCCATCATCACCGGGGGTGCCTCGGGGCTTGGCGAAGCCACGGCGCGCTATTTCGCTTCGCAAGGTGCGCAGGTCACCCTGCTGGATCGTGACGCCGACCGGGGCGAATCCGTCGCGAAAGAGATCGGCGGCCATTTCGTCATGACGGACGTGACGGATGAGACATCCGTGCAAGAGGCGGTGGACTATGCCCAAGACAAGATGGGCTGGATCACAGCAGCGGTGAACTGCGCCGGGATCGCTCTTGGCATCAAGACCACAGGCCGCGATGGCCCGCACCCATTGGACGCCTTCCAGCGCACGGTCGACATTAACCTTGTCGGCAGCTTCAACGTGGCGCGGCTCGCGGCGGTGGCTATGGCCAAGAACAGCCCCGAAGACGACGGCGCGCGCGGGGTGATCATCAACACTGCCTCCATCGCCGCTTTCGATGGGCAAAAGGGCCAAGCCGCCTATGCCGCGTCCAAAGGCGGGATCGTTGGCATGACCCTGCCCATGGCGCGGGATTTGGCCAAAGACGGTATCCGCGTCATGACCATCGCGCCGGGCATTTTCAAAACGCCGATGCTGGCCGGTCTGCCGGAAGAGGTTCAGGCTGAATTGGCTAAGGATGTGCCCAACCCTGCCCGCCTCGGCGATCCGTCGGAATACGGGCGACTGGCTGGGTTCATCGTTGAGATGGGATATCTCAACGGCGAAGTGATCCGCCTCGACGGGGCGCTCAGGATGCGGTGA
- a CDS encoding GNAT family N-acetyltransferase, with product MYKVDIRPVTTAADLAAVVELCWAYRDFLYNFAPTERRIVETFYPHDKYSALMDRLAEEHARPRGIILLAERNGIPLGCGMSHALSDRESEIKRVFVTDAARGTGAGRAICQRLIDQARADGFEKVYLDTSIAFAPARALYASLGFAERGPYQPMPDFAREAICFYELPLTDTAAQSR from the coding sequence ATGTATAAAGTTGATATTCGTCCTGTCACCACCGCTGCGGATCTCGCGGCGGTGGTTGAACTTTGCTGGGCCTACCGCGACTTTCTGTACAACTTCGCCCCGACCGAGCGGCGGATTGTTGAGACATTCTACCCCCACGACAAATACAGCGCCCTGATGGACCGTCTGGCCGAAGAACACGCCCGCCCGCGTGGAATCATCCTGCTGGCCGAGCGTAACGGCATCCCCCTTGGCTGCGGCATGTCCCATGCGCTCAGCGATCGGGAGAGCGAGATTAAGCGCGTCTTCGTCACGGACGCGGCGCGCGGCACCGGTGCAGGCCGTGCGATTTGCCAAAGGTTGATTGATCAGGCGCGCGCGGATGGGTTTGAGAAGGTCTATCTTGACACCTCCATCGCCTTTGCACCTGCCCGCGCGCTCTATGCTTCACTTGGGTTTGCCGAGCGTGGCCCCTACCAGCCGATGCCCGATTTCGCACGTGAGGCGATCTGCTTTTATGAGCTGCCGTTGACCGACACTGCCGCCCAGTCCCGGTAA
- the eno gene encoding phosphopyruvate hydratase yields MSTIIDIHAREILDSRGNPTVEVDVILEDGTMGRAAVPSGASTGAYEANERRDGDKSRYMGKGVLEACAAVNGEIAEALVGIDATEQVEIDEIMIELDGTENKSRLGANAILGVSMAAAKAAADYCTQPLYRYIGGTTARVLPVPMMNIINGGEHADNPIDIQEFMIMPVAAENIREAVRMGAEVFHTLKKELSAAGLSTGIGDEGGFAPNISSSRDALDFILKSIEKAGYKPGEDMYLALDCAATEYYKDGKYVLSGEGKTLSSEENADYLAALVNDYPIISIEDGMAEDDWGGWKALTEVLGNKVQLVGDDLFVTNPARLSDGIKRGCANSMLVKVNQIGTLTETLKAVDIAHRAGYTNVMSHRSGETEDATIADLAVATNCGQIKTGSLARSDRLAKYNQLIRIEEMLGETAQYAGRSILRG; encoded by the coding sequence ATGAGCACGATCATCGACATCCACGCCCGCGAAATCCTCGACAGCCGGGGCAACCCGACCGTCGAAGTCGACGTTATCCTCGAAGACGGCACAATGGGCCGTGCGGCGGTTCCTTCCGGTGCCTCCACTGGCGCCTATGAGGCGAATGAGCGCCGCGATGGCGACAAGTCTCGCTACATGGGCAAAGGTGTGTTGGAAGCCTGTGCCGCCGTGAATGGCGAGATCGCGGAAGCGCTGGTGGGCATTGATGCGACCGAGCAGGTCGAAATCGACGAAATCATGATCGAACTCGACGGCACCGAGAACAAATCTCGCTTGGGCGCGAACGCCATTCTGGGTGTGTCGATGGCCGCTGCCAAAGCCGCTGCGGATTACTGCACACAGCCGCTTTACCGCTATATCGGCGGCACCACCGCCCGCGTTCTGCCCGTACCCATGATGAACATCATCAACGGCGGCGAACATGCCGACAACCCGATCGACATACAGGAATTCATGATCATGCCGGTCGCCGCGGAAAACATCCGCGAAGCCGTGCGCATGGGGGCCGAGGTGTTCCACACGCTCAAGAAAGAGCTTTCCGCCGCGGGCCTGTCGACCGGGATCGGCGACGAAGGTGGCTTTGCCCCCAACATCAGCTCGTCGCGCGACGCGCTTGATTTCATTCTGAAGTCGATCGAAAAAGCGGGCTACAAGCCCGGCGAAGACATGTACCTCGCCCTCGATTGCGCGGCGACGGAATATTACAAAGACGGCAAATATGTCCTCTCCGGTGAGGGCAAGACCCTGTCGAGCGAAGAGAATGCCGACTATCTGGCTGCCCTCGTGAACGACTACCCCATCATCTCCATCGAAGACGGCATGGCCGAGGATGACTGGGGCGGCTGGAAAGCCCTGACCGAAGTGTTGGGCAATAAGGTGCAACTGGTTGGTGACGATCTTTTCGTAACCAATCCCGCGCGTCTGTCCGACGGCATCAAGCGCGGCTGCGCCAACTCCATGCTCGTGAAGGTCAACCAGATCGGCACCCTGACCGAGACGCTCAAGGCTGTCGATATCGCGCATCGCGCGGGGTACACCAACGTCATGTCGCACCGCTCGGGCGAGACCGAGGATGCCACCATCGCAGACCTCGCCGTGGCGACAAACTGCGGTCAGATCAAGACCGGCTCGCTCGCACGTTCTGACAGACTGGCGAAGTACAACCAGTTGATCCGTATCGAGGAAATGCTGGGTGAGACTGCCCAATACGCGGGCCGCTCGATCCTGCGCGGCTGA
- a CDS encoding outer membrane protein assembly factor BamE — MRNTKQIGKTSLRLAGMGLALLLMACSPQYQNHGYVPPEDQLEQIVVGSDTKESVAQKIGVPTASGVLSDDSYYYVKMRQRALGFMAPKEIEREVVTVSFNQAGVVENVERFGLERGQVVPLSRRVTTSPVADNTFLRQILGNLGRFSPSAFGS; from the coding sequence ATGCGCAACACGAAACAGATCGGCAAGACAAGCCTTCGGCTCGCAGGTATGGGCCTTGCACTGCTTCTGATGGCCTGCAGCCCGCAGTATCAAAACCACGGTTATGTGCCGCCAGAAGATCAGCTAGAGCAGATCGTGGTTGGCAGCGATACCAAGGAAAGCGTCGCCCAAAAGATCGGTGTGCCCACCGCTTCGGGTGTTTTGAGCGATGATAGTTACTATTACGTTAAGATGCGCCAACGCGCCTTGGGGTTCATGGCCCCGAAAGAGATCGAGCGCGAGGTGGTCACCGTCAGCTTTAACCAAGCGGGCGTGGTAGAAAACGTCGAACGCTTCGGTCTTGAGCGTGGGCAGGTGGTGCCGCTGTCGCGCCGTGTGACAACATCACCAGTGGCCGACAACACCTTCCTGCGTCAGATTCTGGGCAACCTCGGCCGCTTTAGCCCCTCGGCATTCGGCAGCTAA
- a CDS encoding GNAT family N-acetyltransferase, whose product MTQAPPGRYLTREATTPADITRAQMLRARCFQTGATRDTDAFDAKARHFLVEDRASGALVCCFRLTLFRAATLAQSYAAQFYDLNNLTRINGALLELGRFCVDPDWQDPDIQRLAWGQLAREVDRNGAALLFGCSSFTGTDPTAYRDAFAQLKQKHLAPTQWRPAMKADWTFAYARETHTADLRRARQQTPPLLRSYLAMGGWVSDHAVIDRQMDTLHVFTGLEIAAIPPNRARLLRALA is encoded by the coding sequence ATGACCCAAGCGCCCCCGGGCCGATATCTGACGCGCGAAGCCACAACGCCCGCTGATATAACCCGTGCGCAAATGCTGCGGGCACGGTGTTTTCAGACCGGTGCAACGCGTGACACTGATGCTTTTGACGCAAAGGCCCGGCATTTTCTGGTTGAGGACCGTGCCAGCGGCGCGCTGGTCTGTTGCTTTCGCCTCACGCTGTTTCGCGCCGCGACCCTCGCGCAGAGCTATGCCGCGCAATTCTATGACCTCAATAATCTCACCCGGATCAATGGCGCTCTGCTGGAGTTGGGGCGTTTCTGCGTCGATCCAGACTGGCAAGACCCCGATATTCAACGTCTCGCCTGGGGGCAGTTGGCGCGGGAGGTGGACCGCAACGGCGCTGCATTGCTGTTCGGCTGCTCATCCTTCACAGGCACAGACCCGACCGCCTATCGCGATGCCTTTGCCCAATTGAAGCAAAAGCACCTTGCCCCTACGCAATGGCGGCCCGCCATGAAAGCCGACTGGACCTTCGCCTACGCCCGCGAAACGCATACCGCTGACCTCCGCCGCGCGCGCCAACAGACCCCGCCGCTGCTGCGCAGCTACCTTGCCATGGGCGGCTGGGTCAGCGATCACGCGGTGATCGACCGGCAGATGGACACGTTACATGTCTTTACCGGGCTCGAGATCGCGGCGATCCCGCCGAACCGCGCGCGGCTCCTGCGCGCCTTGGCCTAA
- the rpmF gene encoding 50S ribosomal protein L32 — MAVQQNKVSKSRRNNRRAHDSLTAANPNECSNCGELKRPHHICAACGHYDDTEVVALTEEVDLEDDAA, encoded by the coding sequence ATGGCTGTCCAACAGAATAAAGTATCCAAATCGCGCCGCAACAACCGTCGCGCCCACGATTCGCTCACAGCAGCGAACCCGAACGAATGTTCGAACTGTGGTGAGCTGAAGCGTCCGCACCACATCTGCGCCGCTTGCGGTCACTACGATGACACCGAAGTTGTCGCCCTGACCGAAGAAGTAGACCTGGAAGACGACGCAGCCTAA
- a CDS encoding anhydro-N-acetylmuramic acid kinase produces MNRAMHRQHVGTGVVTALGMMSGTSLDGVDAAILRTDGYDITSFGRSAYRSYSAEERRVIAAGFGKWHGAEVEAAAQAVETAHLALLDDLLKDEPAVELVGFHGQTLAHAPRMQGTLQVGDGALLARQINLPVVWDFRSADVELGGEGAPLAPFFHHACARFAGREGPLAFLNLGGVGNLTWVDPRIARPEEAGALLAFDTGPANAPINDLMQARLGQDFDEGGKLAARGRVEHGALELFLAEPYFARMPPKSLDRNDFAEMVALVGELSDADACATLTAMCAAGVAEAMQHCPAPPERVYVTGGGRHNPVLMRMLDVSLDCPVAPVEDIGLDGDMLEAQAFAYLAVRVARGLPTSCPGTTGVRAAVGGGTVNRN; encoded by the coding sequence ATGAATAGGGCCATGCACAGGCAACATGTCGGAACCGGTGTGGTGACGGCATTGGGAATGATGTCGGGCACCTCTTTAGACGGGGTGGACGCCGCGATTTTGCGCACCGACGGCTATGACATCACCAGTTTTGGCCGCAGCGCCTATCGCAGCTATTCGGCCGAAGAGCGTCGGGTGATCGCCGCCGGATTCGGAAAATGGCACGGGGCCGAGGTTGAGGCGGCAGCCCAAGCGGTCGAGACCGCGCATCTGGCGCTGTTGGATGATCTGTTGAAAGATGAGCCTGCCGTTGAGCTTGTCGGTTTCCACGGCCAGACCCTTGCCCATGCGCCGCGGATGCAAGGCACGCTGCAAGTGGGCGACGGGGCCCTGTTGGCGCGACAGATCAATCTTCCCGTGGTCTGGGATTTCCGCAGCGCCGATGTGGAACTGGGTGGAGAGGGCGCGCCTTTGGCCCCGTTCTTTCACCATGCCTGCGCGCGATTTGCCGGTCGGGAGGGCCCGTTGGCCTTTTTAAACCTTGGGGGTGTGGGAAACCTCACCTGGGTCGATCCGCGTATTGCGCGGCCCGAGGAAGCAGGCGCGCTGCTGGCTTTCGATACCGGTCCGGCAAATGCGCCGATCAACGATCTGATGCAAGCCCGCCTTGGCCAAGACTTTGACGAAGGTGGCAAGCTGGCCGCGCGGGGCAGGGTGGAGCATGGTGCGCTGGAGCTCTTCCTCGCCGAGCCATACTTCGCACGCATGCCGCCCAAATCGCTCGACCGGAATGACTTCGCGGAAATGGTGGCGCTGGTGGGCGAACTGTCCGACGCTGACGCCTGTGCCACCCTGACCGCCATGTGCGCCGCTGGCGTCGCCGAAGCAATGCAGCATTGCCCGGCCCCGCCTGAGCGGGTCTATGTCACGGGGGGCGGGCGACATAACCCGGTGCTGATGCGGATGCTGGACGTCAGCCTTGATTGCCCTGTCGCTCCGGTGGAGGACATCGGGCTGGACGGCGATATGCTAGAGGCACAGGCTTTCGCATATCTCGCTGTGCGGGTGGCACGGGGCTTGCCGACCTCATGTCCCGGCACAACTGGCGTGCGGGCCGCTGTGGGTGGCGGCACCGTCAATCGCAACTGA
- a CDS encoding ABC-F family ATP-binding cassette domain-containing protein → MARAPLLQLTDISLTFGGDPVFEDLSLVVQTGDRLALVGRNGSGKSTLMKVMAGLVEPDSGAVIAGPGVSVGYMEQEPDLSGFETLGDFAAHGLDPGEMYKVERAGEGLKFDPARPVATASGGERRRAALARLMAEEPELMLLDEPTNHLDIEAIAWLEAELKSTRTAFVIISHDRAFLRNLTRATLWIDRGAVRRQEIGFEGFEAWRDQIWEEEDMQRHKLNRKIKAEARWAVEGISARRKRNQGRVRALQDLRAERSAQITRQGTAAMALEAGPKSGRKVIEATGVAKKFGDKQILRDFSITVQRGDRIALVGPNGVGKTTLLNMMIGKEQPDTGEIKLGTNLELALFDQARAQLDGNMTLWESLTGDPDMRVSGKADQVLVRGQPKHVVGYLKEFLFDEAQARAPVRSLSGGEKARLLLAKIMARSSNLLVLDEPTNDLDVETLDLMQELLSTYDGTVLLVSHDRDFLDRVAATTIAMEGDGRATVYAGGWTDYLAQRGQDDFSDSVVKSKPGKAEPKAEKKPAASGLSFTEKHRLEALPGEIERLEAEIGKLEELLSDAELFTREPVKFQKATDALVQRHEKLQNAEEEWMALEEKAQG, encoded by the coding sequence ATGGCACGCGCACCCCTTTTACAACTCACCGACATTTCGCTGACCTTTGGCGGCGATCCTGTTTTCGAAGACCTTTCACTAGTGGTTCAGACCGGCGACCGGCTGGCTTTGGTTGGTCGCAATGGCTCGGGCAAATCCACGCTAATGAAGGTGATGGCCGGGCTTGTTGAGCCGGACAGCGGGGCGGTCATTGCCGGGCCCGGCGTGTCGGTCGGCTATATGGAACAGGAGCCGGATCTGTCGGGTTTCGAGACGCTGGGCGATTTCGCGGCGCATGGCCTTGACCCGGGCGAGATGTACAAAGTCGAGCGCGCGGGCGAGGGGCTAAAGTTCGATCCCGCACGCCCCGTCGCCACCGCTTCGGGCGGTGAACGCCGCCGCGCGGCACTGGCGCGGCTGATGGCCGAAGAGCCCGAGCTGATGCTGCTGGATGAGCCGACCAACCACCTTGATATCGAAGCCATCGCTTGGCTTGAAGCTGAACTCAAAAGCACCCGGACCGCCTTTGTCATCATCAGCCACGACCGCGCCTTCCTGCGCAATCTGACCCGCGCCACCCTCTGGATCGACCGCGGCGCCGTGCGCCGTCAAGAGATCGGTTTTGAGGGGTTTGAAGCATGGCGCGATCAGATCTGGGAAGAAGAGGACATGCAGCGCCACAAGCTCAACCGCAAGATCAAGGCCGAAGCGCGTTGGGCGGTTGAGGGCATCTCGGCCCGGCGCAAGCGCAACCAAGGCCGCGTGCGCGCCTTGCAAGACCTGAGGGCCGAACGCTCAGCCCAGATCACCCGTCAAGGGACCGCCGCGATGGCGCTGGAAGCCGGGCCAAAGTCAGGGCGCAAAGTGATCGAAGCGACAGGCGTGGCTAAGAAGTTCGGCGACAAACAGATCCTGCGCGACTTTTCGATCACTGTGCAACGCGGCGACCGCATTGCGCTGGTGGGACCGAATGGGGTGGGCAAGACCACGCTGCTTAACATGATGATCGGGAAAGAGCAGCCCGACACCGGCGAGATCAAGCTCGGCACCAATCTGGAACTCGCGCTTTTCGATCAGGCACGTGCGCAGCTTGATGGCAATATGACGCTTTGGGAAAGCCTGACCGGCGATCCTGACATGCGCGTCTCGGGCAAGGCCGATCAGGTGCTGGTGCGCGGACAGCCGAAACATGTGGTGGGCTACCTGAAAGAGTTTCTCTTTGACGAAGCACAGGCCCGCGCGCCGGTCCGCTCGCTCTCGGGCGGGGAAAAGGCCCGGCTGTTGCTGGCCAAGATTATGGCGCGATCCTCGAACCTTTTGGTGCTCGACGAGCCGACCAACGATCTGGATGTCGAAACCCTCGACCTCATGCAGGAGCTTCTCAGCACCTATGACGGCACCGTGCTGCTGGTCAGCCACGACCGCGACTTCCTCGACCGGGTGGCCGCCACCACCATCGCCATGGAGGGCGACGGGCGTGCCACGGTCTATGCGGGCGGTTGGACCGACTATCTGGCGCAGCGCGGGCAGGACGATTTTTCGGACAGCGTGGTAAAGTCCAAACCCGGCAAGGCCGAGCCGAAGGCTGAGAAAAAGCCGGCCGCCTCGGGTCTGAGCTTTACCGAAAAGCACCGGCTCGAAGCGCTGCCGGGTGAGATCGAGCGCCTTGAGGCGGAAATCGGCAAGCTCGAAGAACTGCTCAGCGACGCGGAATTGTTCACCCGCGAGCCGGTGAAGTTCCAAAAAGCCACCGATGCGCTGGTTCAGAGGCACGAAAAGCTCCAGAACGCTGAAGAAGAGTGGATGGCGCTTGAAGAGAAGGCGCAGGGTTAA
- the tyrS gene encoding tyrosine--tRNA ligase: MTYHPKSEFIHTMMQRGFLADCTDYQGLDDALMKGAAPAYVGYDATAKSLHVGHLVNIMMLRWLQKCGGKPITLMGGGTTKVGDPSFRSDERPLLTPEAIDDNIEGIRQVFARYLDYGDGPSDALMLNNAEWLDELNYLDFLRDIGRHFSINRMLSFESVKSRLDREQSLSFLEFNYMILQAYDFMELHRRYGCILQMGGSDQWGNIVNGIDLTRRVIDGEVYGLTSPLLTTSDGKKMGKSAGGAVWLNGDMLSPYEFWQFWRNCTDADVGRFLKLYTELPVDECDRLGGLAGSEINEAKVRLANEVTGLLHGEEAARNAEATAREVFEKGGVGDDLPTLTLTAADVGDGVSIVQLLVKSGLAGSGKEAKRLIAENGARIDDQPLTDAGLMLDAGALSSPIKLSAGKKRHALVQIG, translated from the coding sequence ATGACATACCATCCCAAATCGGAGTTCATCCACACGATGATGCAGCGCGGCTTTCTGGCCGATTGCACCGATTATCAGGGATTGGACGACGCCCTGATGAAAGGTGCCGCTCCTGCTTATGTGGGCTATGACGCCACAGCCAAATCGCTGCACGTGGGGCATCTGGTCAATATCATGATGCTGCGGTGGTTGCAGAAGTGCGGCGGCAAGCCGATCACCCTGATGGGCGGCGGCACGACCAAGGTGGGCGATCCGTCGTTCCGCTCGGACGAACGCCCCCTGCTGACGCCCGAGGCGATTGACGACAATATCGAAGGTATCCGTCAGGTCTTTGCCCGCTACCTTGATTATGGGGATGGGCCGAGCGACGCGCTGATGCTTAACAACGCTGAATGGCTTGATGAGTTGAACTATCTCGATTTCCTGCGGGACATCGGGCGGCATTTCTCGATCAATCGGATGCTCAGCTTTGAAAGCGTGAAATCACGGTTGGACCGCGAGCAATCACTGTCATTCCTCGAATTCAACTACATGATCTTGCAAGCCTATGACTTCATGGAGTTGCACCGCCGTTATGGGTGTATCCTGCAGATGGGCGGCTCGGATCAATGGGGCAATATCGTCAACGGGATCGACCTGACGCGCCGCGTGATCGACGGCGAAGTCTACGGCCTGACCTCACCGCTACTGACCACCAGCGACGGCAAGAAGATGGGCAAATCGGCAGGGGGCGCGGTCTGGCTGAACGGCGACATGCTTTCGCCTTACGAGTTCTGGCAGTTCTGGCGCAATTGCACCGATGCCGACGTGGGCCGGTTCCTCAAGCTCTATACCGAGCTGCCGGTCGACGAATGCGACCGTCTGGGCGGGCTTGCCGGGTCTGAGATCAATGAGGCGAAGGTGCGACTGGCCAATGAGGTCACCGGCCTGCTGCACGGCGAAGAAGCGGCGCGGAACGCCGAAGCCACGGCGCGCGAGGTCTTTGAAAAAGGCGGCGTGGGCGACGATCTGCCTACATTGACTCTTACGGCGGCGGATGTGGGCGATGGGGTCTCGATCGTTCAACTGCTGGTGAAATCCGGCCTTGCGGGCTCCGGTAAAGAGGCCAAGCGCCTGATTGCCGAGAATGGTGCGCGGATTGATGATCAGCCGCTGACAGATGCGGGCTTGATGCTCGATGCGGGCGCGCTCTCGTCTCCTATCAAGCTGAGCGCAGGTAAGAAACGCCACGCGCTGGTGCAGATCGGCTAA
- a CDS encoding DUF177 domain-containing protein, with product MSRKSPTPTALRVADLSQTEPNGFALRPDAEALSQIAEELELSALRKLSFSGSIKPLGKQDWQLKGTLGATVVQPCVVTLEPVTTRIDVNITRRFVHDFELPDEEEVEMPEDDTTEPLGKWIDPAQVMIEALALEVPEYPRKGDVELGQMVHAEPGQEPMTDEDARPFAGLGALRDALKKDQT from the coding sequence ATGTCGCGCAAATCACCTACGCCAACCGCTCTACGGGTCGCTGACCTGTCTCAGACGGAGCCAAACGGCTTTGCGCTGCGCCCCGATGCGGAGGCTTTATCGCAAATCGCTGAGGAGTTGGAGCTGTCCGCCCTGCGCAAACTCAGCTTCTCGGGCAGCATCAAACCTCTGGGCAAGCAAGATTGGCAACTCAAGGGCACCTTGGGCGCCACGGTGGTTCAGCCCTGCGTTGTGACGCTGGAGCCGGTGACCACGCGTATCGACGTCAATATCACCCGCCGTTTTGTCCATGATTTCGAACTTCCCGATGAGGAAGAGGTCGAGATGCCCGAAGATGACACGACCGAACCTCTGGGCAAGTGGATCGACCCGGCTCAAGTGATGATCGAGGCGCTGGCGCTGGAAGTGCCGGAATATCCCCGCAAGGGCGATGTTGAGCTGGGTCAGATGGTCCATGCAGAACCGGGCCAGGAGCCAATGACCGACGAAGACGCCCGACCCTTTGCGGGGCTGGGTGCATTGCGCGATGCGCTAAAGAAAGACCAAACCTAA
- a CDS encoding DMT family transporter yields the protein MDNLRGAMLMVLAMAGFAIEDMFIKLTSDALPVGQIIALLGAGGGAIFAVILRIQGRRLFSADMLTGPILLRAVGEVLGTLCFVTAIVLTPLSSASAILQATPLAVTLGAALFLGEPVGWRRWSAIVVGFLGVLLIVRPGLEGFNALSLFAVAGVIGLALRDLATRKVPKSISSMQLSFLAFIVLVPAGLILMAAAGTPAVMPGGDEVIYLTAAMVIGVMAYYAIVAAMRVGEVSFVTPFRYMRMLFALVAGILVFKETPDTLTLVGAAIIIASGVYTLLRERKITPRPRRGLSKPGLPG from the coding sequence ATGGACAATCTGCGCGGCGCGATGCTGATGGTGCTGGCAATGGCCGGTTTCGCCATTGAAGACATGTTTATCAAACTGACGAGCGATGCTCTCCCCGTGGGCCAGATCATTGCGCTTTTGGGCGCAGGTGGCGGGGCGATCTTTGCCGTGATCCTGCGCATTCAGGGGCGGCGGTTGTTCTCTGCAGATATGCTGACCGGGCCGATCCTGCTGCGCGCTGTGGGTGAGGTGCTGGGCACCTTGTGTTTCGTGACTGCCATTGTGTTGACGCCGCTCTCCTCGGCCTCTGCCATCCTTCAGGCCACGCCGCTCGCCGTGACCCTTGGGGCCGCACTGTTTCTGGGTGAACCCGTCGGCTGGCGCCGGTGGAGCGCGATTGTCGTGGGTTTTCTTGGCGTGCTGCTGATCGTCCGCCCAGGGTTGGAAGGGTTCAACGCGCTGTCGCTCTTTGCCGTGGCAGGTGTCATCGGCCTTGCCCTGCGCGATCTGGCGACGCGCAAGGTTCCCAAAAGCATCAGTTCCATGCAGCTTAGCTTTCTCGCCTTTATCGTGCTAGTCCCGGCGGGGTTGATCCTGATGGCCGCCGCCGGCACCCCCGCCGTGATGCCGGGCGGAGACGAAGTGATTTATCTTACCGCGGCGATGGTGATCGGTGTGATGGCCTATTACGCCATCGTGGCCGCCATGCGCGTGGGCGAAGTGAGCTTTGTCACGCCATTTCGCTACATGCGGATGCTCTTTGCGCTGGTTGCAGGGATCTTGGTCTTTAAGGAAACTCCCGACACGCTGACGCTGGTTGGGGCCGCGATCATCATCGCGTCGGGGGTCTATACCCTCCTGCGGGAACGCAAAATCACCCCCCGGCCCCGCCGCGGTCTTTCCAAGCCGGGTCTGCCGGGGTAA